The Brienomyrus brachyistius isolate T26 unplaced genomic scaffold, BBRACH_0.4 scaffold48, whole genome shotgun sequence genome window below encodes:
- the LOC125723405 gene encoding uncharacterized protein LOC125723405 produces the protein MSIVKTTVNLQRIDWLLPKGAVSVRIAPEYIPGPVGRGQTSSSDAGRRKKCRTGPPAASSLTTSASPGSAAIPVATSRGQQGTGRRRKTAGGRSGRRRRYDQQKGLEPKPSSPTFSSSSFLFPSSAPSPFVSSPFLFMGSSVLSPHLLTPVSPAPHPYSAPGLVHLTHLLQAPAQAVAASSHLEKFYWLYNYYVTKYSKMTYDAKCFTEYWCQEFWNRHLNEINLAKQGKNEDNEGTHSTKRRRIDEDEFIFPIDALEQLSTMPRAQEMGVEMGYQSDAHSYISL, from the exons atgtccatcgtgaaaaccaccgtgaatctccagaggattgactggctgctgccgaaaggtgcagtcagtgtgcggatcgccccggaatacatccccggtccagttggccgag gacaaaccagttccagtgatgctggccgtcggaagaagtgccgcaccgggccgccggcagccagctccctgaccacgtctgcctctcctggatctgctgccatcccggtggcaaccagcaggggtcagcagggcacaggccgccgtagaaaaacggcgggaggccggtcagggcgaagaaggaggtatgaccaacagaaggggttagagcctaagcccagctcaccaaccttctcctcctcttcatttttatttccgtcttcagccccctccccttttgtttcatccccatttctttttatgggctcctctgttttatcCCCACACTTACTCACACCTGTtagcccagctccacatccatattcagctccaggcctggttcatctgacccatctgcttcaggctccagcacaggctgtagccgcctcatctcacctggaaaaattctattggttgtataactattatgtaacaaagtactctaaaatgacctatgacgccaagtgctttactgagtactggtgtcaggagttttggaacagacatttaaatgaaattaacttagctaaacaggggaagaatgaggataatgagggtactcattcaaccaagaggcgtaggattgatgaagatgagttcatctttcctattgatgcactggagcagctaagtaccatgcccagggctcaggagatgggtgtggaaatgggctatcagtcagatgcacatagctacatttccctgtag